The Urbifossiella limnaea genome has a window encoding:
- a CDS encoding cryptochrome/photolyase family protein has protein sequence MRTAALVYPHQLFADHPAVAGADAVVLVEDPLFFTQYRFHRQKLILHRTSMKRYAAGLLAAGARVHYIEAAELADSGTVAARLAGWKVQAARVVDPCDDWLTRRLTAGLQARGIRLDRLDDPHFLTPAGEIDRFTAGKESLYFTDFYVAQRKRLGVLLDGGKPVGGKWSFDAENRKKLPKGVAVPPAPAAPEDEFVREAREYVRARFPKSLGDDEPFRYPTDHAGAAARLDDFVARRLDRFGDYEDAIRADHDVLFHSVLTPVLNTGLLAPRQVIDAALARAGRVPLNSLEGFVRQVIGWREFVRLVYLARGRGQRTRNFWGLTRDVPAAFYDGTTGIDPVDHVVRRVLRTGYCHHIERLMILGNFLLLCDVRPDAVYRWFMELFVDAYDWVMVPNVYGMSQHADGGLMTTKPYVSGSNYVLKMSDFKKGPWCGVWDALYWRFVDRNTAFFAANPRTAMMAKLKDRLGEKLAAHHRTAEEFLARLHG, from the coding sequence ATGCGAACCGCGGCCCTCGTCTACCCCCACCAACTCTTCGCCGACCACCCGGCGGTCGCCGGGGCCGACGCGGTCGTACTCGTGGAAGACCCGCTGTTCTTCACGCAGTACCGCTTCCACCGGCAGAAGCTGATCCTCCACCGGACGAGCATGAAGCGCTACGCCGCGGGGCTGCTCGCGGCCGGCGCCCGGGTCCACTACATCGAGGCCGCCGAGTTAGCGGACTCCGGGACCGTCGCGGCCCGCCTGGCGGGCTGGAAGGTCCAGGCGGCGCGCGTCGTGGACCCGTGCGACGATTGGCTGACACGCCGGCTGACCGCGGGGCTGCAGGCCCGCGGCATCCGCCTCGACCGGCTCGACGACCCCCACTTCCTGACCCCCGCGGGCGAGATCGACCGGTTCACCGCCGGCAAGGAGAGCCTGTACTTCACCGACTTCTACGTCGCCCAGCGGAAGCGCCTCGGCGTCCTGTTGGACGGCGGCAAGCCGGTCGGCGGGAAGTGGAGTTTCGACGCCGAGAACCGCAAGAAGCTCCCGAAGGGCGTAGCGGTCCCGCCGGCCCCGGCCGCACCCGAGGACGAGTTCGTTCGGGAGGCGCGCGAGTACGTCCGCGCCCGGTTTCCGAAATCGCTCGGCGACGACGAGCCGTTCCGCTACCCGACCGACCACGCCGGCGCGGCGGCGCGGCTCGACGACTTCGTCGCCCGGCGGCTCGACCGGTTCGGGGACTACGAGGACGCCATCCGCGCCGACCACGACGTCCTGTTCCACTCGGTGCTGACGCCGGTCCTCAACACCGGGCTCCTCGCGCCGCGGCAGGTGATCGACGCCGCCCTCGCCCGCGCCGGCCGCGTCCCGCTGAACTCGCTCGAAGGGTTCGTCCGCCAGGTGATCGGGTGGCGCGAGTTCGTCCGGCTCGTCTACCTCGCCCGCGGCCGCGGGCAGCGGACGCGGAACTTCTGGGGGCTGACCCGCGACGTGCCCGCGGCCTTCTACGACGGCACCACCGGCATCGACCCGGTCGACCACGTCGTCCGCCGGGTGCTGCGAACCGGGTACTGCCACCACATCGAGCGGCTGATGATCCTCGGCAACTTCCTGCTGCTGTGCGACGTGCGGCCGGACGCCGTGTACCGGTGGTTCATGGAGCTGTTCGTGGACGCCTACGACTGGGTGATGGTGCCGAACGTGTACGGCATGAGCCAGCACGCCGACGGCGGGCTGATGACGACCAAGCCGTACGTCAGCGGGTCGAACTACGTGCTCAAGATGAGCGACTTCAAGAAGGGGCCGTGGTGCGGCGTGTGGGACGCGCTGTACTGGCGGTTCGTGGACCGCAACACCGCCTTCTTCGCGGCCAACCCGCGGACGGCGATGATGGCGAAGTTGAAGGACCGGCTCGGCGAAAAGCTGGCGGCCCACCACCGCACCGCCGAGGAGTTCCTCGCCCGGCTTCACGGGTGA
- the katG gene encoding catalase/peroxidase HPI, which translates to MPRITYVAGVAVSCAALYAAAPMLAQPPTAPAGSQTPQPARPAAGGAGDLAKCPVLGAQAGAEQPMPAGPQPAGAAYQNKNWWPNQLNLDVLHRHSPKGNPLGENFDYAAEFKKLDLAAVKADLMKLMTTSQEWWPADYGSYAGLFIRLAWHSAGTYRVTDGRGGAGSGIIRLAPVGSWPDNANLDKARRLLWPIKQKYGQKISWADLMILAGNCALESAGLKTIGFAGGRVDTWEPDADVYWGAETKWLDDKRHTADRKLEQPLGATQMGLIYVNPEGPNGKPDPLAAARDIRTTFGRMAMNDEETVALIAGGHTLGKAHGAAHPDKHVGPEPERAGLEEQGLGWKNSFGKGRGADTITSGLEGAWTSTPAKWSTGYFDNLFGYEWKLIKGPGGAWQWTPTADKAKGTVPDAHDPTKSHAPMMFTTDLALRMDPAYARISKRFHENPKEFNAAFAKAWYKLTHRDMGPVSRLLGPEVAPPQLWQDPVPKVDHPLIDNQDIAALKSKLLESGLSTSQLVGTAWASASTYRGTDKRGGANGARIRLAPQKDWKANQPDELAKVLQILEKTQTDFNKTLAGGKKVSLADVIVLGGCAAVEQAAKKGGYAVSVPFFPGRTDATQEQTDAESFAVLEPTSDAFRNYFSRELTRPAEALLVDRANLLTLSAPEMTVLVGGLRVLNANTGGSQLGVFTKRPETLTNDFFVTLLDMNTEWKKSAICEHFFDGRDPKTGRAKWTASSADLVFGSNSQLRAIAEVYAGDDAKEKFVRDFVAAWTRVMNLDRFDLDPALRSGARAAAPR; encoded by the coding sequence ATGCCCCGAATCACTTACGTCGCCGGCGTCGCGGTGAGCTGTGCGGCGCTGTACGCCGCCGCTCCCATGCTCGCCCAGCCGCCCACCGCCCCGGCCGGCAGCCAGACCCCGCAACCCGCCCGACCGGCGGCCGGCGGCGCCGGCGACCTCGCCAAGTGCCCCGTGCTGGGTGCCCAGGCCGGGGCCGAGCAGCCGATGCCGGCCGGGCCGCAGCCGGCCGGGGCCGCCTACCAGAACAAGAACTGGTGGCCGAACCAGTTGAACCTGGACGTCCTTCACCGGCACTCGCCGAAGGGGAACCCGCTGGGCGAGAACTTCGACTACGCCGCCGAGTTCAAGAAGCTCGACCTGGCGGCCGTGAAGGCCGACCTCATGAAGTTGATGACGACCTCGCAGGAGTGGTGGCCGGCCGACTACGGCTCGTACGCGGGGCTGTTCATCCGGCTGGCCTGGCACAGCGCGGGGACGTACCGCGTCACCGACGGCCGCGGCGGCGCGGGGTCGGGCATCATCCGCCTCGCCCCCGTCGGCAGCTGGCCCGACAACGCCAACCTGGACAAGGCCCGCCGGCTCCTCTGGCCGATCAAGCAGAAGTACGGCCAGAAGATCTCGTGGGCCGACCTGATGATCCTCGCCGGCAACTGCGCCCTCGAGTCGGCGGGGCTCAAGACGATCGGCTTCGCCGGCGGCCGCGTGGACACCTGGGAGCCCGACGCGGACGTCTACTGGGGCGCCGAAACCAAGTGGCTCGACGACAAGCGCCACACCGCCGACCGCAAGCTCGAGCAGCCGCTCGGCGCGACCCAGATGGGGCTGATCTACGTCAACCCGGAAGGGCCGAACGGCAAGCCGGACCCGCTCGCCGCCGCCCGGGACATCCGCACCACGTTCGGCCGCATGGCGATGAACGACGAGGAGACGGTCGCCCTCATCGCCGGCGGGCACACGCTCGGGAAGGCCCACGGGGCCGCCCACCCGGACAAGCACGTCGGCCCCGAGCCGGAGCGGGCCGGGCTCGAGGAGCAGGGGCTCGGGTGGAAGAACTCGTTCGGCAAGGGGCGCGGCGCCGACACGATCACCAGCGGGCTCGAAGGCGCGTGGACGTCCACCCCGGCGAAGTGGTCCACCGGGTACTTCGACAACCTGTTCGGGTACGAGTGGAAGCTGATCAAGGGCCCCGGCGGCGCGTGGCAGTGGACCCCCACGGCCGACAAGGCCAAGGGGACCGTGCCCGACGCCCACGACCCGACGAAGTCCCACGCCCCGATGATGTTCACCACCGACCTCGCGCTCCGCATGGACCCGGCGTACGCCCGGATTTCCAAGCGGTTCCACGAGAACCCGAAGGAGTTCAACGCGGCCTTCGCGAAGGCGTGGTACAAGCTCACGCACCGCGACATGGGGCCCGTCTCGCGGCTGCTCGGGCCGGAGGTCGCCCCGCCGCAACTGTGGCAGGACCCCGTCCCGAAGGTCGATCACCCGCTGATCGACAACCAGGACATCGCCGCCCTCAAGAGCAAGCTCCTCGAATCGGGGCTGTCCACCTCGCAGCTGGTCGGGACGGCCTGGGCGTCGGCGTCGACGTACCGCGGCACCGACAAGCGCGGCGGCGCCAACGGGGCGCGCATCCGCCTCGCCCCGCAGAAGGACTGGAAGGCGAACCAGCCGGACGAACTCGCGAAGGTGCTGCAGATCCTCGAGAAGACGCAGACCGACTTCAACAAGACGCTGGCCGGCGGGAAGAAGGTGTCGCTCGCGGACGTCATCGTCCTCGGCGGCTGTGCGGCGGTCGAGCAGGCGGCGAAGAAGGGCGGGTACGCGGTGTCGGTTCCGTTCTTCCCGGGCCGTACCGACGCGACGCAGGAGCAGACCGACGCCGAGTCGTTCGCCGTGCTGGAGCCGACGTCGGACGCCTTCCGCAACTACTTCAGCCGGGAGCTGACACGTCCGGCGGAGGCGCTGCTGGTCGACCGCGCGAACCTGCTGACGCTCTCGGCCCCGGAGATGACCGTCCTCGTCGGCGGGCTGCGGGTGCTGAACGCCAACACCGGGGGGAGCCAGCTCGGCGTCTTCACCAAGCGGCCCGAGACGCTGACGAACGACTTCTTCGTGACCCTGCTCGACATGAACACCGAGTGGAAGAAGTCCGCGATCTGCGAGCACTTCTTCGACGGGCGTGACCCCAAGACGGGGCGGGCCAAGTGGACCGCCAGCTCCGCCGACCTCGTGTTCGGGTCGAACTCGCAGCTCCGGGCGATCGCGGAGGTGTACGCCGGCGACGACGCGAAGGAGAAGTTCGTGCGGGACTTCGTGGCCGCGTGGACCAGGGTGATGAACCTCGACCGCTTCGACCTCGACCCGGCGCTGCGGAGCGGCGCCCGGGCCGCGGCCCCCCGCTAA
- a CDS encoding serine/threonine-protein kinase: MTAATHPPADTLSAFGRGELPPDELATVADHVAACADCCAALGDVRDDSLVGLLRELRTPPDDRTNATPAGSTPSVLAFPDARSVLADHPQYRLLDQLGEGGMGVVFRAEHKVMGRVVALKVMAPHLTEKPSAVARFKKEVSAAGRLNHPNIVTAHDAGEAGGLHFLVMEYVEGVSLDKLVAKKGPLPVPQACQFVRQAAQGLQHAHDKGMVHRDIKPQNLMVTRKGHVKVLDFGLARFARDAAEHPPEGSSASTRLPPTAVTGMNMIMGTPDYLSPEQARCAAVDIRADVYSLGCTLYFLLTGRAPFEGAGSVFDKILAHATEPQPSLAATRLDVPGGLELVLAKMTAKDPAARFATPADVAAALAPYARGEGAGTQPVVEAAFAPAPPAVTPPAASTLVPDPPPTDVIVRARPAKKRKKAARSAWTPARWAALAGVLVAVLIGGLVVRAALKKPPPTTAATTPTPEPPRAAAAAPPAKSVAATKPTEPAPNPWRGAPPQVLFVLPTKGLYPPDYAPVRERLEAAGVGVKVAVGPPPPFGPFEPGYSYPKKDGPPTPPVRADLVFGADIDLTPVRALVFVGEDVGEFVGPSPKGQATGQVIRRAREKNLVIGGICTGQLVLAKHGVLDGKTVARSPYSEQYAGRFGVPYPAPQFTLDDAPVRTAGRVVTAAGPEHAAAFADALAAALRE, from the coding sequence GTGACCGCCGCCACGCACCCCCCGGCCGACACCCTCAGCGCCTTCGGCCGCGGGGAATTGCCGCCCGACGAACTCGCCACCGTCGCCGACCACGTCGCGGCCTGCGCCGACTGCTGCGCCGCGCTCGGCGACGTGCGCGACGACAGCCTCGTCGGCCTGCTCCGCGAGCTGCGCACGCCCCCCGACGACCGCACGAACGCCACGCCGGCCGGGAGCACGCCGTCGGTGCTGGCCTTCCCCGACGCGCGCTCGGTGCTGGCCGACCACCCGCAGTACCGGCTGCTGGACCAGCTCGGCGAGGGCGGCATGGGCGTCGTCTTCCGGGCCGAGCACAAGGTGATGGGCCGCGTCGTCGCGCTGAAGGTGATGGCCCCGCACCTGACCGAGAAGCCGAGCGCCGTCGCCCGCTTCAAGAAGGAGGTGAGCGCCGCGGGGAGGCTGAACCACCCCAACATCGTCACCGCCCACGACGCCGGCGAGGCGGGCGGGCTGCACTTCCTGGTGATGGAGTACGTCGAGGGCGTGAGCCTGGACAAGCTCGTGGCGAAGAAGGGGCCGCTGCCGGTCCCGCAGGCGTGCCAGTTCGTCCGGCAGGCGGCGCAGGGGCTCCAGCACGCCCACGACAAGGGGATGGTGCACCGCGACATCAAGCCGCAGAACCTGATGGTCACCCGCAAGGGGCACGTCAAGGTGCTCGACTTCGGGCTGGCGCGGTTCGCCCGCGACGCCGCCGAGCACCCGCCCGAGGGGTCGAGTGCGTCGACGCGGCTGCCGCCGACGGCGGTGACCGGCATGAACATGATCATGGGCACGCCGGACTACCTCTCCCCGGAGCAGGCCCGGTGCGCGGCCGTGGACATCCGGGCCGACGTGTACTCGCTCGGCTGCACGCTGTACTTCCTGCTCACCGGCCGGGCGCCGTTCGAGGGCGCGGGGTCGGTGTTCGACAAGATTCTGGCGCACGCCACGGAGCCGCAGCCGTCGCTGGCCGCGACCCGGCTCGACGTGCCCGGCGGGCTGGAACTGGTGCTGGCGAAGATGACCGCGAAAGACCCCGCGGCGCGGTTCGCCACGCCGGCCGACGTGGCCGCGGCGCTGGCCCCGTACGCCCGCGGGGAGGGCGCCGGTACGCAGCCGGTGGTCGAGGCGGCGTTCGCCCCCGCGCCGCCGGCCGTGACGCCGCCGGCCGCGTCCACGCTCGTGCCCGACCCGCCGCCGACGGACGTGATCGTGCGGGCGAGGCCGGCGAAGAAGCGGAAGAAGGCGGCGCGCTCGGCGTGGACGCCGGCCCGGTGGGCGGCGCTCGCCGGCGTGCTGGTCGCGGTGCTGATCGGCGGGCTGGTGGTGCGCGCGGCGCTGAAGAAGCCGCCGCCGACGACCGCGGCCACGACGCCGACGCCCGAGCCGCCGCGGGCGGCGGCCGCGGCGCCGCCCGCGAAGTCGGTGGCGGCGACGAAGCCGACGGAGCCGGCGCCGAACCCGTGGCGCGGGGCGCCGCCGCAGGTGCTGTTCGTGCTGCCGACGAAGGGGCTGTACCCGCCGGACTACGCGCCGGTGCGCGAGCGGCTCGAAGCCGCGGGCGTGGGGGTGAAGGTGGCCGTCGGCCCGCCGCCGCCGTTCGGCCCGTTCGAGCCGGGGTACTCGTACCCGAAGAAGGACGGCCCGCCGACGCCGCCGGTGCGCGCCGACCTGGTGTTCGGCGCGGACATCGACCTGACGCCGGTGCGGGCGCTCGTGTTCGTCGGCGAGGACGTGGGCGAGTTCGTCGGCCCGTCGCCGAAGGGCCAGGCGACGGGGCAGGTGATCCGCCGGGCGCGGGAGAAGAACCTGGTGATCGGCGGCATCTGCACGGGCCAGCTGGTGCTGGCGAAGCACGGCGTGCTGGACGGGAAAACGGTGGCCCGGAGCCCGTACTCGGAGCAGTACGCGGGCCGGTTCGGGGTGCCCTACCCGGCGCCGCAGTTCACGCTCGACGACGCCCCGGTGCGGACGGCCGGCCGGGTGGTGACGGCGGCCGGCCCCGAGCACGCGGCCGCGTTCGCCGACGCGCTGGCGGCGGCGCTGCGGGAGTGA
- a CDS encoding ribose-phosphate diphosphokinase has translation MTGNGGTHKLKIFSGRANKPLAEGIAKHLGVPLGNINLGSFPDGETMVRIDEDVRGRDVFLVQPTCPPVNQHLMELLTMLDAFKRASPARITAVIPYYGYARQDRKDTGRVPITAKLVADLLTTAGAHRVLCLDLHAAQIQGFFNIPVDHLYASNEITAHVRSLGIPANELVVLSTDEGNVKKALKYQGRLGGQIAVVDKRRASATETTAAHLIGDVEGKTVVLFDDMISTGSSMVKAIEIARKHRCKKVYACATHGLLVDKAVNRLRDAGIEQIAITDSIPLPAERALPNIKVISVAALLANAIRRIHEDQSISELFND, from the coding sequence GTGACCGGTAACGGCGGCACTCACAAGCTCAAAATCTTCAGCGGGCGGGCCAACAAGCCGCTCGCCGAGGGCATCGCCAAGCACCTCGGGGTGCCGCTCGGGAACATCAACCTGGGCAGCTTCCCCGACGGCGAGACGATGGTCCGCATCGACGAGGACGTGCGCGGCCGCGACGTCTTCCTGGTGCAGCCGACGTGCCCGCCGGTCAACCAGCACCTGATGGAGCTGCTGACCATGCTGGACGCGTTCAAGCGCGCCAGCCCGGCCCGCATCACGGCCGTGATCCCGTACTACGGCTACGCCCGCCAGGACCGCAAGGACACCGGCCGCGTCCCCATCACCGCCAAGCTCGTCGCCGACCTCCTCACCACCGCCGGCGCCCACCGCGTCCTCTGCCTCGACCTCCACGCCGCGCAGATCCAGGGCTTCTTCAACATCCCCGTGGACCACCTGTACGCCTCGAACGAGATCACCGCCCACGTCCGCTCGCTCGGCATCCCGGCGAACGAGCTGGTGGTGCTCAGCACCGACGAGGGGAACGTCAAGAAGGCGCTGAAGTACCAGGGCCGGCTCGGCGGGCAGATCGCCGTCGTGGACAAGCGCCGCGCCAGCGCCACCGAGACGACCGCGGCCCACCTCATCGGCGACGTGGAGGGGAAGACGGTCGTCCTGTTCGACGACATGATCTCGACCGGCAGCAGCATGGTGAAGGCGATCGAAATTGCCCGCAAGCACCGGTGCAAGAAGGTGTACGCCTGCGCGACGCACGGGCTGCTGGTGGACAAGGCGGTGAACCGGCTGCGCGACGCCGGCATCGAGCAGATCGCCATCACCGACAGCATCCCGCTGCCGGCCGAGAGGGCGCTGCCGAACATCAAGGTGATCTCGGTGGCGGCGCTGCTGGCGAACGCCATCCGCCGCATCCACGAGGACCAGTCGATCAGCGAGCTGTTCAACGACTGA
- a CDS encoding tetratricopeptide repeat protein yields the protein MRPIALLITALALPASGCLTAGGGGVPAWLAAKTDSPLVPSGPTGPASAAPPKATELAPNESAALTLAMAEGLEKDGKDADAAACYERARQLDPSVADRAAHRLAILYDRNDEQAKAMAEFTSLLKKRPRDAALLCDVGYSHYNRGRWAEAEVHLRKAVAADRTSKRAWNNLGLALAMQGKEREALECFEKAVTPAEAQANLGFCLAVQGKRDEAKAAYQRALNLEPALRMAQAALARLEAPPTAPGAGLTLPDVPPGE from the coding sequence ATGCGTCCGATCGCTCTGCTGATCACCGCGCTGGCGCTTCCAGCGTCCGGGTGCCTGACGGCCGGCGGCGGCGGGGTGCCGGCGTGGCTCGCCGCCAAGACCGATTCGCCCCTCGTTCCCAGCGGCCCAACCGGTCCGGCGTCGGCGGCGCCGCCGAAGGCGACGGAGCTGGCCCCGAACGAGTCGGCGGCGCTGACGCTGGCGATGGCCGAGGGGCTCGAGAAGGACGGCAAGGACGCCGACGCCGCCGCGTGCTACGAGCGCGCCCGGCAGCTCGACCCGAGCGTGGCCGACCGCGCCGCCCACCGCCTCGCCATCCTGTACGACCGCAACGACGAGCAGGCCAAGGCGATGGCCGAGTTCACGTCGCTGCTGAAGAAGCGGCCGCGCGACGCCGCCCTGCTGTGCGACGTCGGCTACAGCCACTACAACCGCGGCCGCTGGGCCGAGGCCGAAGTCCACCTGCGGAAGGCCGTGGCCGCCGACCGCACGAGCAAGCGGGCGTGGAACAACCTCGGCCTGGCGCTGGCGATGCAGGGGAAGGAGCGCGAGGCCCTCGAGTGCTTCGAGAAGGCGGTGACGCCGGCCGAGGCGCAGGCGAACCTCGGGTTCTGCCTCGCGGTACAGGGGAAGCGCGACGAGGCGAAGGCGGCGTATCAGCGGGCGCTGAACCTGGAGCCCGCGCTGCGGATGGCGCAGGCGGCGCTGGCCCGCCTGGAGGCACCGCCGACGGCGCCGGGCGCGGGGCTGACGCTGCCCGACGTGCCGCCGGGCGAGTAG